A window of Bacillus toyonensis BCT-7112 genomic DNA:
GCGAAAATGGAACTTAACTCATTTCCAGCAAAGAACCATCCCCTTGAACCGATCTTTGAGTTCGGATAACTTGGGAAATCTGTACTAGTCAACATTGCCACAATAATTGAGATACTCAAAATTAACGTTGCATATAAGAAATAGATAATGATTTTATGAAACGCATATTCGTTATTTTTTAACTCTTTAAGAGCAATAATATACCCAAACAGTAGTACCATTGGATATACACTTTTTAAAATGAATTTCACTTCTTCTCCGAAAGAAACTGGAGATTTGACCATTAAATTATTAACAAGGCCGATTGTGAGTACAGTTCCAAGTAAGCATAAGTAGAGAATGTATTTTTTCGCACCTTGTTGTTTGTGATGAAGAAGTAGATACCCTGATGCAAGAAGCATAAAGGCGAAACGGACTACGATTCCGACTGTTGCGCTCATGTGTAATACATAGATTGAAAAAGATGTTAGTAAATCTAAAATTGGTTGAAACACAATGAATAGCAGTAGGAAATGTGGGAAGTAGTTATCCGTCTGTTTCAACTTATTAACCATATGTTCCTCCATTTCTTCATTCTTTTATTTCAGCACCCGAGTGAGGGGATAAATACCTTTTTATCCGGCTATTTACCGCGCAGTAAAACTCCCACCTCAAAATTCAGCTGGAGCAAAGAAGTTAGGTGGAAGCCCTGCGGACCGTAAAAGCCTTCACTTTATAGTAAGGCGAATGAATTTCAATATTTGTTTTTAAGCAGTACATGCAAGAAGACATTATTTCATTGTAATGATAGATAGATGAAAGGTATGGATAAAACGACTTTGATTGCTATATTTTTTAACGAAATGGTATGTTTTATACAGGATATATACAAATTGCGAGATTATTAGACAGAAAATTAAGAAAAAAGAAGGATTTTTTACCTGTTTTCTATAATTATATAAGTATAATCTTTATGTAGAAAAGAGGGGTATATGATGGAAGTAACGAGTAAAACAGAATCTGTGGTTGTGAAATATGAAGGAAGCGTAGCAACGGTGATGGTCAATCGCCCAGAAGTGTTAAATGCATTAGATGAGCCAACGTTAAAAGAGCTATTACAAAAGTTGAAAGAAGTAGCGGAGAGTTCTGCGCATATTGTTGTGCTATGCGGGAACGGCCGTGGTTTTTCTGCGGGTGGGGATATTAAATCGATGCTTTCAAGTAATGATGAAAGCAAGTTTGACGGTATTATGAATACCATTTCTGAAGTCGTTGTAACTTTATATACGATGCCGAAGCTTGTGATTAGTGCAATTCATGGACCAACTGCTGGTCTTGGATTAAGTATTGCATTAACTGCTGATTATGTGATGGCAGATATATCGTCAGTTATTGCGATGAACTTTATTGGAATCGCTTTAATTCCAGATGGTGGCGGTCATTTCTTCCTACAAAAGCGCGTCGGTGAAAATATGACGAAGCAAATTATTTGGGAAGGCAAGAAATTATCAGCAACAGAAGCGTTAGATATCGGCTTAATTGATGAAGTAATCAGCGAGGACTTCCAAACAGCTGTGAAACAAAAAATTAATGAATGGTTACAAAAACCGGTTAAGGCGATGATTCAAACGAAGCAAATTTTATGTGAAGTCAATCGCTCTAATTTAGAACAGACGCTGCAGCTTGAAAAACGCGGTCAATATGCGATGAGACAAACAGCTGACCATAAAGAAGGCATTGCTGCGTTTTTAGAAAAACGTCTACCAGCATTTAAAGGGGAATAAAGTAAAACTTTAATTAGTGAGGGATTTTGCTCACTTCCTACTGATTATTAGCCCGTTAATTCGGGATAAAAGGGAGAAAGTGCTAACACATTTTAGTATAATTGTGTTAGCACTTTTTTTTAGGAGTCATACATGAAAAAAATTATAGGTATTACCGGTATAATTTTGTTTGTATATTATGCTTTGCACAGTACACCATCTATGGCTGTACGAACTGCATTATTTTTTGAAGGGCATCCAAGTGTTGCGTTTTCTGGCGGGGTGACGAAAGAAAAAGATGTGAAAAAAGAAGCGATTCCAGATGAGTACCAAACTTTATATGGTAATAAAGAAGAAAAATCAGAGCACTATTTCTTCCCGCATGTAAGGGCGCACGGATCAGGAATTGATATGTTAAGTGCGTGTGTGAAAAAAGAGTGGTTTTTCTATAAAGTGAAACTTTAATCAGTGGGGGGTTTGTTCATCCCCCACTGATTATTAGTTGAACCAATCGGGCGTTTACGGGCAGTTGATCTCCCACCTAACTTCTTTGCCCCATCTGAATTTTGAGGTGGGAGTTTTACTGCCCGTTAATGCGGGATAAAGCAGAGCTCGGGTGTTATTGAACATAGGAGGATGAATGATGTCAACTTATAACAAGTTAGTAAGAGACCGTGTTCCAGAGAAAATATTAATGTCTGGAAAAACATATACAGCACAAAAATTAACAGGCCAAGCATACATACAAGCTTTAGCGAAAATTGGAACGGAAGAAGTTCGTGAATTTGCTTCTATGAAAGAGCGTGAACATGCGTTAGATTCTCTTGCGGATGCACTGGAAGTGATTATGTCATTAGCGCGTGCAGAAGGAGCAACAATTGAAGACGTAGAACGCCTTCGTAAGCAAAAAAAAGAAGAGCACGGTGGATTTGAAAGAGGGATTTATTTATTAGATGTTTCAGAAGAATAGTTTTATAGGAAAAGCATAGCGTTACTCACTAACGCTATGCTTTTTTGCTGCAATGAAGCTAATAATGAAGAAGATAGCCGTTAATCCCCAGCCGATTGTAATAGAAGTAGTAGTATGAACGGCATAAGAAACTTGTAAACAAAGTAATGATGCTAAAAACCAAATGAGTGCAATGTGTATATATTTTTTTGATATATTCATATTTTGTAGCTCCTTTTTACATACTAAAGAGAATTTTACTATAATTTAGAAAATTAGACCATATAAGTAGAGGTTTCATAGCAAATTTTGTATACTGAATAATAGAGAAAATGAGGAGGAAACGACAATGGCACATCATACGAAAGAAACGATGGAACTCATTAAGGAGCTTGTCTCTATTCCGAGTCCATCTGGAAATACGGCGAAAATTATTAATTTCATTGAAAACTATGTGAGTGAGTGGAACGTAGAGACGAAGCGTAATAATAAAGGCGCTCTTATTTTAACGGTAAAAGGGAAAAATGATGATCAACATCGTTTATTAACTGCTCATGTTGATACGTTAGGTGCGATGGTAAAAGAAATTAAATCTGACGGTCGTCTTCGTTTATCTATGATTGGCGGATTTCGCTGGAACTCTGTAGAAGGGGAATATTGCGAAATTGAAACGTCAAGCGGTAAGGCGTATACAGGAACGATTTTAATGCATCAAACATCTGTACACGTATATAAAGATGCAGGTGAAGCGAAACGCGATGAGAAAAATATTGAGGTTCGTATTGATGAGCGTGTTTCTTCTGCGAATGAAGTACGCGAATTAGGAATTGAAGTAGGAGACTTCGTTTCATTTGATCCACGCGTTCAAATTACAGAGAGTGGATACATAAAATCACGTCATTTAGATGATAAAGTAAGCGTAGCAATTCTATTAAAATTAATTAAAAGATTGCAAGATGAAAATGTAACATTACCATATACGACGCATTTCTTAATTTCTAATAATGAAGAGATTGGATACGGTGGAAACTCTAACATTCCAGAAGAAACTGTAGAATATTTAGCAGTTGATATGGGAGCGTTAGGTGATGGACAAACATCTGATGAATATACAGTATCTATTTGCGCAAAAGATTCTAGTGGTCCATACCATTATGCATTACGTAAACATTTAGTTGAACTTGCGAAAGCGAACAATATTGAATATAAAGTAGATATTTACCCGTACTACGGATCTGACGCATCAGCTGCGATTCGCGCTGGATTTGATGTGAAACATGCATTAATTGGAGCCGGTATTGATTCTTCTCACGCTTTTGAACGTACGCATGAGAGTTCCATTGCACATACAGAATCATTAGTATATGCGTATGTAATGTCTAATTTAATTGAAGACTAATTTCATAGAAAATAAAGTGGGCTGATTAAAAATATTATTTTTAATCAGCTTTTCATTTAGGGGGGCAAGATGAAAAAATTATTGATGGGGAGTATCGTTGTAAGTTTAATGTTAAGTGGATGTGCTCAAGAAGGTTCAGATGAAAAAGTAGTGACGAAGGTAGAGGATACCCAGGGGAATAAA
This region includes:
- a CDS encoding enoyl-CoA hydratase, which codes for MEVTSKTESVVVKYEGSVATVMVNRPEVLNALDEPTLKELLQKLKEVAESSAHIVVLCGNGRGFSAGGDIKSMLSSNDESKFDGIMNTISEVVVTLYTMPKLVISAIHGPTAGLGLSIALTADYVMADISSVIAMNFIGIALIPDGGGHFFLQKRVGENMTKQIIWEGKKLSATEALDIGLIDEVISEDFQTAVKQKINEWLQKPVKAMIQTKQILCEVNRSNLEQTLQLEKRGQYAMRQTADHKEGIAAFLEKRLPAFKGE
- a CDS encoding nucleoside triphosphate pyrophosphohydrolase, producing the protein MSTYNKLVRDRVPEKILMSGKTYTAQKLTGQAYIQALAKIGTEEVREFASMKEREHALDSLADALEVIMSLARAEGATIEDVERLRKQKKEEHGGFERGIYLLDVSEE
- a CDS encoding M42 family metallopeptidase; the encoded protein is MAHHTKETMELIKELVSIPSPSGNTAKIINFIENYVSEWNVETKRNNKGALILTVKGKNDDQHRLLTAHVDTLGAMVKEIKSDGRLRLSMIGGFRWNSVEGEYCEIETSSGKAYTGTILMHQTSVHVYKDAGEAKRDEKNIEVRIDERVSSANEVRELGIEVGDFVSFDPRVQITESGYIKSRHLDDKVSVAILLKLIKRLQDENVTLPYTTHFLISNNEEIGYGGNSNIPEETVEYLAVDMGALGDGQTSDEYTVSICAKDSSGPYHYALRKHLVELAKANNIEYKVDIYPYYGSDASAAIRAGFDVKHALIGAGIDSSHAFERTHESSIAHTESLVYAYVMSNLIED